The Candidatus Finniella inopinata genome contains the following window.
GAATAAGCAGGACGTTGGCATCTAAAAATAAAATATCTGCATAAGAATATTGGAAAATTCGTTTGTCTTTTTAAGTGGAAATATGCTCATATTAAGGCGATTTGATACGTCAACGTTCATATCCAATTAACGAAGAGAAAAAAATTGACTATGCCTTTTGATTGGAAAATAAGATCAATAAGACTCACTTTTGTTGTGCTTTTTTTATTGTTGATGCTTTCTCCTGATGTTTATTCTTCGGCCGCTGCAAGCAGTTCAACAAGCCCGAGTGAGATTGAGAATCCGGAGTTTTTGAGAGCTATAGCCCGCACTATTGCTTCTAGAACCCGTGAGCAAGTTCGATTAAAAGAAAAACTTAGTAAACATGATGGGACAATTATTGGAGTCTGGAAGAGTGGTAAAAAATGGGGAGAACTGGAACCGGGTCTACAAAGCCATTTAACAAGGCATATTCCAAAGAGCCAAGTGCAGAGCATTCTTAGGAGAGAAAGACATGCTTTAATGGACCCTGAAATCCTTGCAAGTCCAGGAAAATTTGCTGTTGAAATTGTTGAGAAGGGTATTCCTGCTTTACAATTGATGGGCGAGCGCCAAGATAGATATGGAATCAAGATATCCTATGACATGAAACCAAAAGTTGTTGGCTGTACTTTTGTTAAAACAGAGAAAACCATTGAAGAAGTGCCAGCAACAAAAATTTACATTTCTTTTGATATTACGGATATCGTCCAGAAGATCAAAGAAAAGGGAAAAGATGCATGGAATAAGGAGAATGATGGGGAGATAACGACTCTTTGCGCCGATGAGTAATTTTTTGGCAATAAAACTTGTTTTCTCTTTTAAAATGTGATTAGCATAAAAAAGAGTAAAATAGTTGTGGGCATTACTATGAACAAGTTTTTAAATTACACAACGATGTTAATTGCATCGTGCATTGCTCTGGGAACAGGGGAGGCACAGGCTACAGATGTGGAGCGGTACGTAGCAGCAAGCAGCCCTTCTTCGTATATGCATCATAGAATTTTTGACGCGAGGTTATATCCTTTGCAAGATACGACAACAATTAATCAGGCTGATCGCGTTGTTCTTCACATTGAGTCATCAGATGTTCGTACATTGCAACTCATGCAGAAGCCATTCTACGACATGGATTTAGCAGGGGAGGAAACTTCCTTAGATAAACTTGAAAAGTTGTTAATGCCTTTTGTTTCCCAAATCACCGCGCTTAATTTGATGGAAACGTATCTTAAAGAGGATTGCTTTTCCGTTATTGAGAGATTAGTAGCTTTGGAATCTTTGATTCTATCAGATAATGCATTTGGTGACAAAGTGATGCCTTCCATAGGACGGCTCAGTGAACTAAGACATTTAGAAATTGCTCATACAAAAATCACTGATGTTGGCGTCCAGGGCCTTATCTCTCTCAGACAATTGGAAAAATTAGATGCTGGTTGCAATCTTTTAAAGAATTCTGGAATTAAGACCATATCTGGGATAACTTCTCTTAGCGATCTTGACGTAAGGGGATGTGAATTTGATGAAGGGGCTTTACCTTTCTTTCTTCAAATGCCTAAGCTAAAAAAGCTAAACATATCTGATAATAAATTTAAAAAGGACGTTTCCTTTGAAACTTTCCTTGCTAAAGCGAAAGAGAAGGGCATAGAAGTTAAATTTTAGAAATTTAAGAGTTATTCAAAAATTGCGAAAAAAAATGCACCAATTCTCTCCTTTATACGCGTGCCTATAAATTATCTTATGGAAAGCGTCTCTATTGAAGGAAGCTAAAAAAAGAAATAATAAAAATTAAAACTTATTAATGATGGTTCAAACCAGGAAAGATCTTAACTCTCCTGGTTTTTGCAGATTGAAACGCATATCCGTTCATCTATTTCGACGAAGCGACAGGTGTTTTTTTATTGATACTATCTAAAATTCTTTGAGCCCCAGTTTTTAAACCCTGAATTTTTGGGTCTTGGTTCGGATTTTCAACAACTCTTTGACACCAATAAACAGCTGCTTGAGAATTTGTTGGAACAATAGGTTCCCTTGTTATAGAAGTTCTTCCCGTTTGGTAAGTTTCAGCAAGATCCCTTTGCGCATGCATTTCCCCCCTTTCGGCGGCTTGGAAAAGAGCATTAAATTGTTGAGTTCTAAGCTCTTGAAGCTGTCGTTGGAGAGAAGCTGATTTTAGTTCTAAAAACTGGCTCCATTTATACTGAGCTGGTGGGTAAAAAGGAATATAATCAACGGCTTTTTTTAAATAGGATCCACAAAGTTGATGGTCAGCAAGTTCATATGCCATTGCCCAGCGATAATAAAAAGCCCGGTCAAACCAACCTAATCTTTCAACCAGATATTTCTCATGTTCTTTTAAATCTTGGCTACGAGGACCTAATGTACTAAACAGGGAATAAATAACGGACTTAAAAGGTCCTTGGTAAGAATAAACTTTATTTGCTTGTTCTTCTCCAATTTCCTGAGCCTTTTGCTCATATTCGAGTGATCGTTGTTTATACTGGGCAATTTCTTCCGCAGTTAAGTATGAATATCTTGATCCTTCTTCAGAGACAGCTTTTTCCATATTTTTTAAGCCGTATAATCTGTAAAGAGCCATCTTCCCAAAAGCTGTTAAAGGATGTCCAGGAAATAAACGTTCCAATTTTTCAATAGCAACAATCCTTTCCTCTTCTTTAAGGCGACGATCGATCCAAAGAGCTCGAAGAACATTACGAGCAATAAAGTTGAATCTTAAAAGTTCCCTAGCCTGTTGATGTAATTCTTCAGATCGTTGCGGGCTACCTGTTGCTGATACAGAGTTTATGAATGCTTTTGCAATCATGACAAGAGGATTATTGGGGTCAGATTTATCCAGATCATTCAAAATACTTTCCTCTACTTCTCCTTGTGAGGGGATCTGCTTCAATTTGTCGTATATGCTTGGCAAAATTTGAGAGGTATTGTGATTTCCTACTTCGTGCCACTCACAGTCATAAATCTGTCTAACTTGTTCCC
Protein-coding sequences here:
- a CDS encoding leucine-rich repeat domain-containing protein, with amino-acid sequence MQDTTTINQADRVVLHIESSDVRTLQLMQKPFYDMDLAGEETSLDKLEKLLMPFVSQITALNLMETYLKEDCFSVIERLVALESLILSDNAFGDKVMPSIGRLSELRHLEIAHTKITDVGVQGLISLRQLEKLDAGCNLLKNSGIKTISGITSLSDLDVRGCEFDEGALPFFLQMPKLKKLNISDNKFKKDVSFETFLAKAKEKGIEVKF